The DNA region ataatattataaaaaacataaaataaataacaaaaactattttattttacaaaaatatatattttatcttaataaattatttattaatgaaaatttgttatattttttaataatgtttttttaaatattttatgtatattaaaaatgataagatgataaatttaattaaatttaattaaattataatataatatatataataatgaatgagaaattttcaaattattatatacaaagtattaaaaaaataaagttatcaAAATAGTTAtatgatattgatatatatctttttaattttaatataaattaaaataatatttttaagaatataattactataaaataatatatatatatatataataatatatatatattattactcataaaatattaaatagtatatgattaattttataagacaAATAGAATATAACTGATTATATactgataaaaataatataatttaatatatacgacaaaaaaaatataacttattatataacgacaaaatattagataaataaaactcaatatataaatatagagctatcaaagatatttatatatatatctttttagttttaatataaacttaaaataatatgagaataatataattaatataaagtaatatatatatatatatatatatatatattaaaaaatattattacttataaaatattaaataatatattactaattatatacaataaataaaatataactgaATACACGGTTAATAACTGTTATATAATTGTAAAACAATAAAACTGaataaatagagaaaaataaaactgaataaatagagaaaaataaaactgaatatataaatataaaaaatataaattgtataaaacaactaaaattatatatataaataaaatattattcattggttggaaaaaagGTAAAGGTGGGAGGAAAgtgaaaaaaaagagaaattatttgattttttcagcaaaTAAGATTATGcaaagtcattccctcaccaaattcctttacctaatcatttctcataaataatataacttatCAAGAACATATAACcgattatataattatatatataaataatataacttttcaaGAACATATAActgattatatagattataaagaggcaaagaatataattaataaaataaatttaaattatatactttttttattaatataactaattatatgctataattaatataacttatcaaaaacatataactaattatatagataaaaagaATATGACtaattatataagaaataaaatagatttaaattatattttttattttaatttaaaactaaatatattattactaatatgataaatgagaaaataaaattattatactcaaagcattaaaaatataaagttatctGATATTTAcatatatcttttaaattttaataattataagaatataattactataaaataataaataaatatatatatatatatatattattactgacaaaatattaaataatacatgATTAATTATACAAACCAAATAAAACATGATTAATTctatacaaaaaaaatgtagtgtgacaaaaaaaaataatatacgacaaactatcatataaataatatacgACAAAATaactgattttataaatatctttatcattttaacataaattaaaataatattataagaatataattattataaaataatatatatattaaaaatattattactgacaaaatattaaataataactgaTTTATCgacaaaaagaataaaatataatagattatttatgacaaaaaagaataaaacttattatataatcgcgtataatatttattgtatacgacaaaaataaattaatatacgacaaattaatatattttgtaactttaaaaactataactataaaataacatataaattgacttattaaaaatatataactgattatatagagaaaaataatataactacttaaaatgtattttttatttaaaatgaaatatattattactaatatgataaatgaaaaaataaaattattatatacaaagtattaaaaaaataaagctaTCCAAAAAAGAactgatatttatttatatctttttaatttgaatataaattaaaataatattataagaatataattattataaaataatatattacaaaatattaaataatatataattaattaagaatataattgaatatatacgacaacaaaaatataatttgacaaatataatatacaaagaagtaacaatttttatatatatataaaaaactataacaaaaaagaatattagataaatagaatttaaattttgaataatacatggaaaacaaattaattataatatataaatatagagtTATCAAAATAGTTACACTAATTATATactgtaaataaaatataactaatactATAAAACAATATAACTAATTGTATACTTACatgtaaaacaaattataactggttatataattgtaaaaaaataaaactgaataaatagataaaaataaaaccgaatatataaatatttataactggttatataattgtaaaaaaataaaactgaataaatagataaaaataaaaccgaatatataaatatatgaaaattataattgtgTACACaacagaaataaaaataataatataactaattgtataagaataaaataaacttaaattatactttttattgtagtttataactaaatatattattattaatatgacgagaaaataaaattattatgtacaaagtattaaaaaataaaatttatgaaaaatgttatctaatatttttatatatatacatttaatataaaattattataaaataatatatatatatatataataaataaataatatataactaattatatcacaactaaaataataaacaaagattatatacagacaaaacaaatatataattgataaaaaaaatatataagtaataagCAAAATATAACTGATTATATAcctactataaaaaaaaaaatataacttattaaagataaaataaaaaattatattatatttatttgaatttaaaattaaatatatgtaattttttttataaataataaaataaaataaaaataaaaattatatatattatttttatttttatttaaaataaaatatattattattgacaAAATAGTAATACTATTAAAATCtgcatttatttaattagataacttatttatatactaCAAAATTATAGGTAATTGTAATACATACTTCAATAAacgaaaataaattataacttatatatatattaattaattaattaattaattaatttcagaaCGACCTCTCTACCTTAATAATGTctagaaatttattaatttagagagttattaatttatcagttaattaattattattaatttatcgattaattaataattattaatttaaagtttttaatagATGTGACTATCGTATTAAGATAGTTATCGACAATCTAATGAACTACCTAGGTGAAAATGAAGAATGTTcagaagtttaaaaaataaagcatGTTCggaagttaaaaaaataaagtatgttCGGAAGTTCAATATTGAGAAGATATTGTGGGTAATATATTTAGACAATGCAAAAGATGACGATGATACAATGTCTTTGGAGCTTATTATGCGAAAGAAAACACTTATAGCATCAAAAACTCTTCACAACTTTACGATCcaatacaaaaatacaatacctgactattgaatgaaataaaaaaaagttaaagatgAACTCCAAATAAAACTTGATCTTTAAAGTAAATTAGACAACTATTTAATCATACATTTCAAtagagtataatatatattttcggtttatatgaattattaatttatgattttcttggaatgaaaaattataaagggaattttgaaaaaaattattatggataaatttattattttagagaataataatttaaaaaatattaatttaagagtTTCTATAattgaagatgaaaaaaaaataaagaaataaaaaataaaataaaatttaccacgTAATTCTATCTGTACTTCCCTcttctaaattataaattatctgACCTATCATTCTCttaccaattatatatatatatatatatatatatatatatatatatatattttgaagtataactaattatataaaaagataaaaagttaagaaccaaattatatattaatttttagtctcttagaatcaaattaatgaattcaatttagttatatttttatttttttaagtattcaaTATGTAAAGAGTATCTTGTGAAAGtatttgatattataaaaaaactatcTAATCTTTAATAATTATAGTAGTTATTCTTGGAAAAAGAAAGTTGGTAGAGTAGGAATTGtgttattatacttaaataattttatttatataatatatataattatttataaataatatatataataaattaagcactattaaaaaaaaaagtaaatatgacaataattatattgacaaaatatagtaaaagttagtttattattaaaaataaaaatgaataaatatgacAATAATTGAACTCTATTGTataatgtaaataattttaattattaaattttgccatcaatatttttagtttttcaaattgacaaattatatatttattaaacccaCTAATAATACGTGTCTTAATATTAAAGTCTCTTCATAGTTTGATTTACACTAAAaacaacttaattaaataaattaggattcttaattaaataaattaggattCATGTATTTAACCATATTATTCTTTATGGGTAACCTGATATATTGGTTGGAAAATACAAACACTTTCTTATACATAGAAAAGTCGTGATGAATTGATTCTAATGAAAAAAAGACACTTTAAGTGACAATCATTGAGCCCatctcaataaaaaaacaacaattataatattattagccAATTATTGAGGAGAATACAATAATTTAGTAAGCAACAACAATTCAGCTTATGTTTATGAATGAAGGTAGATAGATACTAATGTTTCTAAACGTACATGTGTCAAGGAATGTTCACAAATTCAAACTAAAGAACAAAAAAACACATAATgctacaaaatataataataattcacagATTCAAACTGTTGTCTAAAGAACAAACAGACATACCCATCCCATGATCTTTTAGCTAGACAAACTGCACGTGTTAATCCCATCCTTACAATCCTTAGTAAGATCATTAAACGTCTCAATCTGCTTCTTCCCCCTCAAGAACACTTCAGTATCAACTGAATTCCTCATATAACCATCGAACTCAACTGGCAGACCATTGTTCAGCTTCGTTGTTTCTGAATACCACTCGCTAGTTTCATCCCACAAATCTTTATATTCGTCCAATACATGAGTTGTATACTTATCCTTTAACGGATCGAAGAACGACTTCGTGTCTGGTTCATTTGTCGCAATGTATAGATTCCTCCCGTCGTCGATCTTCTCCTGTAAGACCGAGAGAAGCGATTCGGGCGACGTATCGGCTTCGAGATTTGGCCAAAGCTCCTTGTTTCTTGCCTTCTCTCCCCTTACCACGTGAATAGAATCGAAATCCCAATTCAGTCTTGCTGTAATCGAGGAAACTATGTCCATTAACCGCCTAGATTTCCATACCAAATGCCACGGCCTTTGTACGATGGATTCTGTCTCTCCTTCGCAAACTCTGTACCAGTAATTGTCGGGCTCCACTGACCCAAACTTCCTCAATATCAAAGTTTCCTTCACGTCCGCTAGCTTCATGGGCGTTACCTTGAAATCTGTAACAAGATTCTATCTCAGGAAATGAAGCAATGACATAGTTATAGATAATACTTGAAGACATTATACCaattatttgtcaaaaattcacaattagaataaaaaatatctcATATAGTTAAACAGCTTAGTTACACCCACATACAAAAAAGTGTTTCCCAAGTTATAgataatactttaaaatatatatgaattactTGTTGAAATTCACCATTAGAGTAAAAAGAACTCAACCAGATGATGTTGACTTTATACTCCTATGGATCTCGATAAGAAACCAtcaataaattgttttgaaaacaCTCTTTTCCTATCAAACATCTCAAATGGATGAGGATCCAGATGTGCTCGCATTTGCAAACAGAACTTAGGTAAGACATGTAAGGTTTCTCATCTAGATCCAGAtccaaaaagtgtttccaaatgggctAATCCAAAgtcaaattagtttaattttagaGTAATTTTGTGATACTATGTtatctaatattaaataaatagaaaaaggTACCAAGTATTTACCCTCGACCAGATGAAGACTCAAACCGTCCTTCTTGTGCCATTTGTCCCAATCCGACCAAAACTGAGCATTGTCCAAGACAGAAGCAGACTCTTTTAAATGCTCAAAGTCAAAATAAAACCTGAAATCCTTGCCTTCTTCGTTCTGATTTGATGAAGTGTAAATAGAAGACAAACAAATGTTTAAATCAATAACCAAAGTCCTGTTCAAGTATTGAGCTTCGCCTAATGCACACATGAAACTCCACAGATAATGATCCATGCTCTTGCACTTGTCTCCGCCTCCATCATAAAGTAAGTACTGCCCACGAGTAAACGAAGCCTCGGATTCAAGTTCGGGAAGAGCATCGTTAACTGTTTCACCAACCACAGGTAAATTAGTTTGTTGCTGTTCTTTATTTGTTCCAGCCTTCTCAAAACCTGGCTTATcgttctttctcttcttcttcttcctagcATTCCCTCCAGAATGGTACTCTCCTATTGAAACAACGCTGAGAGTGCAATTCTCTGATCTTGAAATCACAAAGCTTCGATAATCCTTGTAAAACGCAGCTGCCTTTCCTTCCTTAGGTCTAAAACGCCATGCCATGTGACAGGAAGTATCATTATCACCACGAACAGCTTTCCCAAACCGATAGAAATGTATATCCTTAAAGTATTCAATAGCAGATTTCATCATAAGGTGAAATACTTCCTGATCGGTGCAGTCAACTGGCTTGTCGACATCACCTTCACAATCAGTAGTAACAGTCGACAACTCCGCAGCGTCAACATCAgtaatattaatgaaatttgCAAAAGCTGTTTGATTCACAGTCATGAAATCCTCGCCAGTCCTAACAACTGTATCGTCGGATCTAAAAGTTGCATTGGATGTCGAGGTGAGAAAAGTTGTCAGCTTATTGGAAGGATGAAACAATGGATCCTCAGGCTCATAAGTAGCTGCTATAATGGTGAAAATCAATACCCCAACTACAAAAATAGTGAAGCAGAGATTCCCAATCAATTTAACAGCATCTTGACCTAGGTTTTCTGGCCGGAAACTCCCAGTTCTTGAGAATGATGTCCGACCTAACATCTTTCAGGAACAAAATAGCTCGAAGAAACCCCCTACTACAAAGGCAGTAAATTCAATCTAAcataattagttattattataataagaacACTTTAGATCTTAAAATGGGACGAGTATCTGAAAATGATCCAAATGACCACACTCTCACATATTTAAAGTCTGATCTAATATAAAACTATTGAATTTGTGAATGTCTAGACTAATTCTTACTATTACTGAATGATTGAATGAGTTGATTCAATTGAATGTACTAACTAacatgatgatgaagacgatACATGTGACAATAAACATGCAACGCTGGTTATAGAAATACATGAATCTGAAATAAACATAGATCTATAACAATGCAATGAGCGATTAAAGAGAAAAATCAGATCCAATGCTCGATTATACCTTTCTTATATGATTATGATGCTGTTCTTCATCAGCTTCAGCATCAGAAAATCGCAATCTCTTTCTACCCTTCCCTGAAAATGTCCACTGCGAAGTCAAAACTGAAAAGGCGGTGATGATGATTTCGACATGGAATTAGAGTATGACTGGAGCTCTTCAGATGTTGCCACGTGGATGGCCAGATTAGGTTTGGAGATCTACGCGTCGGTGTATAATAGTATTGCCTGTCCGCCTTTGAAGGATCCTCTTTCACTACACCGACAGCTTAATGCcttaataatagtaaaaaaaatgagataaaatagataaatgtttttattacttttttattatatactttcttttaattcaaaatatttccttataaatgttttaacataattttctaaataatgaaaaataaaaattatcaataaagaCTACATTTTTAGATGGtctaaaattttaagttattgaCAATAATGAGTTGACTGAagtttataatttcttatgttaaaaaaaaaattaaatactttataaaaatatatttataaattttgatttatatgtGGCCCGGATGGTGTCACTGCGGCCCACACTATGTCCAGCACAAGTTAACATAAGATCtcatatcattttaattaagagataattgaaaatttattttttaattatttattttctaatatttttatgttttttttattaattattaaattcaacaatatttttaaaacagtaatttaattaatattggctaaataataatatttattttatttaacagtaataatataatattatataaaaattaaacaattataataatttttatttattatttaatatatatatattatttatatatattatttatatataatatttgggatatttttgtacatatttatataaaataattagtagtttcaaaacattaaaaaaaaattattctattaaatagattaactttttatttaatgtttttaaatttttattatgttgatatataaaatgttaatgTATTTGTTCAATTactattaagtaaaaaaaactaatattaaaaaaaattattgtttaaaaaaattaatataaaataaaactaaaaaaactcaACCaactaaactgaaatttaaaaatggtttTAAAGAAGCTAAaagttaaacaaataaatttcaaaaaatgagataaaataataaaataaataaatcatgtcAGCATTTACATTTACATTGCATATAACTTAATTGTTATTAAAGTatgtatttcaaatatttttattaatataa from Impatiens glandulifera chromosome 5, dImpGla2.1, whole genome shotgun sequence includes:
- the LOC124937560 gene encoding uncharacterized protein LOC124937560, encoding MLGRTSFSRTGSFRPENLGQDAVKLIGNLCFTIFVVGVLIFTIIAATYEPEDPLFHPSNKLTTFLTSTSNATFRSDDTVVRTGEDFMTVNQTAFANFINITDVDAAELSTVTTDCEGDVDKPVDCTDQEVFHLMMKSAIEYFKDIHFYRFGKAVRGDNDTSCHMAWRFRPKEGKAAAFYKDYRSFVISRSENCTLSVVSIGEYHSGGNARKKKKRKNDKPGFEKAGTNKEQQQTNLPVVGETVNDALPELESEASFTRGQYLLYDGGGDKCKSMDHYLWSFMCALGEAQYLNRTLVIDLNICLSSIYTSSNQNEEGKDFRFYFDFEHLKESASVLDNAQFWSDWDKWHKKDGLSLHLVEDFKVTPMKLADVKETLILRKFGSVEPDNYWYRVCEGETESIVQRPWHLVWKSRRLMDIVSSITARLNWDFDSIHVVRGEKARNKELWPNLEADTSPESLLSVLQEKIDDGRNLYIATNEPDTKSFFDPLKDKYTTHVLDEYKDLWDETSEWYSETTKLNNGLPVEFDGYMRNSVDTEVFLRGKKQIETFNDLTKDCKDGINTCSLSS